One genomic region from Xenopus laevis strain J_2021 chromosome 2L, Xenopus_laevis_v10.1, whole genome shotgun sequence encodes:
- the arglu1.L gene encoding arginine and glutamate-rich protein 1 encodes MGRSRSRSSSRSKHVKSGKHNKKRSRSREKERVKKRSKSRESKRNRRRESRSRSRSNTASRREREKPPSPPDRIDIFGRTVSKRSSLDEKQKREEEEKKTEYERQRRIRQQEIEEKLIEEETARRVEELVAKRVEEELEKRKDEIEREVLRRVEEAKRIMEKQLLEELERQRQAELAAQKAREEEERAKREELERILEENNRKIADAQAKLAEEQLKIVEQQRKIHEERMKLEQERQRQQKEEQKIILGKGKSRPKLSFSLKSTE; translated from the exons ATGGGCCGTTCTCGGAGCCGGAGCTCTTCTCGATCAAAACATGTCAAAAGCGGCAAACACAATAAAAAACGGAGCCGCTCCCGGGAGAAGGAACGAGTTAAAAAACGCTCCAAGTCAAGGGAGAGTAAGAGGAACCGGCGCCGGGAGTCCCGCTCTAGGTCCCGCTCTAACACCGCCTCTCGGAGGGAAAGGGAGAAACCGCCGTCTCCGCCCGACAGAATCGACATCTTCGGGCGCACAGTGAGTAAGAGGAGCAGCCTGGACGAGAAGCAaaagagggaggaggaggagaagaagacaGAGTACGAGAGGCAGCGTAGGAT TCGCCAGcaagaaattgaagaaaaactCATAGAAGAGGAGACAGCACGGAGAGTAGAAGAATTGGTTGCCAAGCGTGTCGAGGAAGAGCTAGAGAAGAGGAAAGATGAAATCGAGCGAGAGGTTCTACGCAGGGTTGAGGAAGCTAAGCGCATCATGGAAAAGCAGTTGCTCGAAGAACTCGAGCGACAGAGGCAGGCCGAGCTAGCTGCGCAAAAAGCCAGAGAG GAAGAAGAAAGAGCCAAACGTGAGGAGTTAGAGCGAATACTTGAAGAGAATAACCGTAAAATTGCTGATGCTCAGGCAAAACTG gcTGAGGAGCAATTGAAAATTGTTGAACAGCAAAGGAAAATTCATGAGGAAAGGATGAAACTAGAGCAAGAAAGGCAACGACAGCAAAAAGAAGAGCAAAAAATCATATTGGGCAAGGGGAAATCAAGACCAAAATTGTCTTTCTCGTTAAAAAGCACAGAATAA